GGCTCAGCGTGCGCCGGTTCCAGCTTTCCGAGAAGAAGCCCCGCGCATCGCCATGACGCGCAGGCGTCAGGATGAAAACATCGGACAGGGGGGTAGGGTCGATCTGCATCAGGACCTCGGCTTTCAGGTTACGCATGCTGTCTAGGGCGGACAGCGCAACTTGTCAGCATCTATCGATGGTTGTATGACCCGGTCCGCTTGGCAACAGAAGCCCCCGCGCTACAGGTGATGCCGCGATGGGCAGGTGGTTGCCTGCGCCCGCGGGGGCGTGATAGCGGCAATCGCATCCGCCGGGCATCTGGTCCGGCCGCAACCGCAAGGCCCCTGCCCATGGCCCCGACCGCTCCGCGCCCGTCTGTTCCGACCCGGACCGGCCCAACCCTGGCCGCCGTCGTGGTGACCCATGACCGGCTGGACAAGCTGCGCGTGACCATCGACCGCCTGCTGGCCGAGCCGGTGGACCATGTCGTCGTGGTCGACAACGCCTCGACCGACGGCACCGCCGACTGGCTGGCCACGCGGGGTGATCCCCGGCTGATCCTGCATCGCAGCGAGCGCAACCTGGGCGGGGCCGGCGGCTTCTCAAGGGCGATGGAGCTGGCGCGCGACCGCACCCAGGCCGACTGGATCGTGCTGATGGACGATGACGGGCGCCCGCAGCCTGGCGCCGTGGCCGCCTTCCGGGCGATGGAGCTTGCGCGGTGGGATGCGGTGGGCGCGGCGGTCTTTCACCCCGACGGGCGCATCTGCGAGATGAACCGCCCCTATCGCAACCCCTTCTGGAATCCCGGCGCCTTTCTGCGCACGCTGGCGCGGATGCCCTTGGGGCGCGGGCGGGCGGGGTTCCACCTGGGGGACGCGGCCTACCGGGCCGAGGCGCCGGTCCGCCCCGTCGACATGACCAGCTTCGTCGGGCTGTTCCTGTCGCGGGCGGCGCTGATGCGGGCGGGCCTGCCCGATCCGCGGCTGTTCATCTATGGCGACGACCAGCTCTACACGCTGCAGATGCGGCGGCAGGGCCTGCGCATCGGTTTTGCCCCGC
Above is a window of Paracoccus liaowanqingii DNA encoding:
- a CDS encoding glycosyltransferase, translating into MAPTAPRPSVPTRTGPTLAAVVVTHDRLDKLRVTIDRLLAEPVDHVVVVDNASTDGTADWLATRGDPRLILHRSERNLGGAGGFSRAMELARDRTQADWIVLMDDDGRPQPGAVAAFRAMELARWDAVGAAVFHPDGRICEMNRPYRNPFWNPGAFLRTLARMPLGRGRAGFHLGDAAYRAEAPVRPVDMTSFVGLFLSRAALMRAGLPDPRLFIYGDDQLYTLQMRRQGLRIGFAPQVRFDHDTLAQQGQTGVVLRPMWKVFYMYRNALLAYRVAAGPWFWPLVPVLARKWRRKAGDYGPDAALFRSLLDLAMRDGLAGRLDRPHAEVLRLSRSE